From a single Sorghum bicolor cultivar BTx623 chromosome 5, Sorghum_bicolor_NCBIv3, whole genome shotgun sequence genomic region:
- the LOC110435577 gene encoding uncharacterized protein LOC110435577 produces MRPGRMRNGFCWSADRLGAWTLVGHAGGLSPGALGASGHRRRHGRSPRAARRTPRGAALQRPASSPSDPS; encoded by the coding sequence ATGCGCCCCGGTCGTATGCGGAACGGCTTCTGCTGGTCCGCCGATCGGCTCGGGGCGTGGACTCTTGTCGGCCATGCCGGCGGCCTAAGCCCGGGGGCCCTAGGTGCCTCCGGCCACCGTCGTCGGCACGGCCGGTCTCCGCGCGCCGCAAGGCGCACCCCTCGAGGCGCTGCGCTGCAACGGCCTGCGAGCTCCCCATCCGACCCGTCTTGA